The sequence TAGCCTTGCCCCAGACGAATTTTTTATCCGGGCCTGCAATCGAGAATTCACTTAACTCTTCGCCATCGTTGGTTATCAGGCCACCGCCCGTATTCGTAAAACTGACGACTAGTTTATTGCCGTCGACGCTTGCCGATTCATACAACGGGCCCGAAGAAATGAGATTTTCCTTATAGGCGATTTTCATAGCGGCCAGGGCCAATCGGTCGCCGACGCCTTTCTTATTATCGGGGTGAATATCGTTCCATTCGCCCAGGTCAATTGCCACAACCATAGCCGAGTTGGGCACCGACAGAGCCTTGAGTTGCGCTTCCCTCAGCCTGGCCCAGTTGCTTTCCATTGGTTGGTAATTATAATCCATAAAACCCGGAAGCTGCACATACAGAAAAGGCAATGGCCCCTGTTTCCACTGGTTTCGCCAGTCATGGATCAGAGCCACCTGTAGCCCTTCGTACTCCTGGGGTTTACCGGCATTGCTTTCCCCCTGATACCAGCAAAAGCCTTTGATGGCGTAGTTGATTTCCGGGGCTACCATCGCATTGTAGAGCGCCGTTGGCTGATTCTGGGCGTTGATGCCCCCGGCTGGACTGCCCCCGGACGGATTGCCTCCACCCGCAAAGGGACGGTAGGCAGTGCCTACCTTATACTGCCAGGTTCCTTTCAGATCAACGGTGTCGGCACCCGCAAAAACACAATATGGCTTATCAGGCACGAAGCCTCCTTTACCAGCGTTGTTAGTCACCCGTACGACAAACACATTCTTACCAGCTTTCAATAGATCAGCCGCAACATTGTACCGACGCTGCGGATACATATAAGTGGTTTTGCCGACCGATTTACCGTTAATATATAACTCATCTGCATCAACGATCCGGCCCAGAAATACCCTGGCGGGCTTACCCACCATCGAAGCGGGTATGTCGATTTCTTTCCGGTACCACACGACGCCATTGAGGTCTTTGACTCCCTGATCTTCCCAATAACCCGGTACGTTGATCGGATGCCAGCCTTTGGGTACATACGAAACGTCATACCATTTGGTGGCACCCGACAGGCCCAAATCTATAGGTGGCACAGGTCGAGTGGCCGTAGCGGGTGCTCTTCGCGTCAGGTCGGGCCTCGTCAGGTTATTGATGTAGGTCGTGTCTTTGTTCTTTTCAACGGTAGCTTTCAATGTCGAAAATTCAGCCAGTCCCTCCTCGCTCGTCCAGGCTTCGATGGGCGTACCACCTACACTGGCGTTGATGATACCAATGGGTACTTTATAGGTCGAATGAAGCTTTTTGGCAAAGAAATAAGCTACAGCCGAAAACGGCCGAACATCATCACCGACGGCCGCTTTCCATTGCCCGTTCGGAAGATCGCTTTGAGGACCTTGCAGATTTGTCAGCGTGGGCACCCAGAACTGCCGGATTTGCGGATAATTCGCTTCTGCAATTTCTTTAGCGTACGTTACGTCGTGAATATTCATTTGGTGGACCATATTGCTTTGACCACTACAAAACCAGACGTCACCAATCAGAATATCCTTTATCGTAAGCTGGCTATTACCCAAAATATCCATGCTGTAAGGGCCACCCGCTGGCATAGGAGGCAACGTAAGCAGCCATTTTCCATCGGCTGCCGTTATGGTTTTATACGTCTTCCGGTTAAAGCGTATGGTTATTTTCTCGCCCGCTTTGGCCCATCCCCAAACCTTAAGCGTAGCATCCCGTTGCAGCACCATACCATCACTGATTAATTTGGGTAAACGGAGTTGAGCCTGTACACATACACTTATTGTCAGGAGAATAATCAGGATACATAGCCCAGTTGCGGAGGCAAATCTGGCTGGCATTTGGTTATTGTTTTGCATTTTTTTTCAAGGTTGCTTCCGGCCCAAGATAGCTGTGCTCCAGACCACCAAAATCAAGTACCAGCTTTTGCAGAACGACACCGGGACTGACCATCCAGAATTTCACCGTGTGCTTTCCGGATTGAATGATTTTATGGGTACTTGATTTAATAATAATGTTCTCCGCCACCCATTTATTCCAGATGCCTTTGTCGCTGGTTTTATCCTCTTTGTTGAGGCTGATGATCTGCGGTTGTTCATCATCCACCGAAATGGCATATTGCAGACCGTTTTCATCCCTGAACAGGTTTAACGTGGGCGAGAAGTAGGCATTGATCGTAAACTCTCCCTGGTTATCCGTAACAACATCGTACTGTAAGTGGGGCGAATTACCGCCTGGTTTCTGTTCGCTGGCCGTCACCGGGAAAGGTGTCATGGCCGAACCGGTTCGGCCATGATCTGGCAGGACTTTCCAGTTGATATTGGTTGTATTGACCGCTTTGGAATACTGATCAGCCTCAATAGAAATTCCCTGCCTGGTCGTCTGAACGGGACCAGCGTTGCCCGCAACTGTTGAATCGGACGAGATATACTGTACTGCTGGCATTTTTTGCTGGTTTGGCTGTTGCCAGTACGTATAGCCGATATGAGTCTGACTCATCAGGTGATTCCACTTACCATTGTTGAGTTGATGGTATTGCCGCGTGATCAGCGAATCGTTGGTGTACAGTTCTTTTACCTTATCAGCATACAGGTTGGTTTCTTTCCGTTTGTTACTATACGCCTGCTTGTTCAGGGCTACATAATAATACATTGCATTCAGGTTAGCGCAGGCTTTGATCGGATGCAGTACCAACTGAAAATAGGCGTCTTTATAGGCAGTCGGTAATCCGTCGTTTATTTCCTCCGCTTTTTTCAGAAGAGCCCTATACGCATCAACTACTGCTTTCCATTCGCCTGTGGGCAGGCTGTAAGTGTTGGCATCGAGCAGTTCCGGTTTTCGGCGTGAATTGTATTTTCCGTATTTCGCCAGCAGAAATGCAATGTCTCTGGCGTGCTGCTTTCCGAACTGGTCAGCCGCCCAGTTTTCTGTATAGGTCGCCAACGCGTCAGCGTCGATTTCCTCAGGATTCCAGGCATAATCCAGAAAGAAGGAGATTGGAAACTCCATGGGCTTAATATCGCCCACATTCACAATCCAGATATCCCGTACTTTATATTCCCAGGCTAAGTGCATTTGCTCCCAGATTCGGGGCAGCGGATTGGTATTCAGCCATTTGTAGTTGCGTGGACCACCAACGTAATCGAAGTGATAATAAATGCCATACCCGCCTTTTCGGGGCTTTTCATCCAGTCGGGGTAGTTTTCGAAGATTACCCCAGTTGTCATCGGAAAGCAGCAGCGTCACATCGTCCGGAACACGCATACCTTTGTCATAATAATCCTGAACCTCTTTATACAATGCCCATAACTGTGGTGTTTCGGCCGCTGGTTTGCCCGTTACGTCACGAATAATTTTCCGTTGATCAGCAACAATACGTTCCAGCAGCGCCGTGGCCGTTTCCCGCGACATGGGTGCGTCGCCATCCCCCCGCATGCCAATACTTACAATCTTTTCGTTGGTAGCTCTTTTGATACCGTCGCGCCAGAACTGTTTTAGCTTTTCCTGATTGGTTTCATAATTCCATTGGCCACCGCCGACTCTCCGCCATTCGTCGTGCGCCCGCATCAGGGGTTCGTGGTGCGAGGTGCCAATGACCACCCCGTATTTGTCGGCCGCTTTTATGTTCAGTGAGTCATCCGCATAAAAAGCATTGCCCCACATAGCTGGCCAGATGTAGTTGCCTTTCAGACGAAGAATCAGTTCAAAAAACTTCTCGTAGAATTTGTGGTTGAACCCGCCAAATTTTTCTTTGGTCCAGCCGGAAAGTGCCGGGGCTTCATCGTTAATGAATAAGCCGCGATATTTTACCTTAGGCGCATCGGTCAGACTAACATCGCTCTTGATGTAAATCTCCTTTCGCTGTTGAACGGGTACGTCTGCCCACCAGTACCAGGGCGAAACGCCGAATTGTTTTGAGAGTTCGAATACGCCATATGCCGCTCCCCGTCGATCAGAACCGGCCACGATCAGGGCATCGGCTATACCCTGCGTAGGCTTGTGGATGATTTGCGTTAGCGAAGCTTCCCATTTCCCCTGGATGGCATCGGTACTGATTTTTTTCTGCGAAACCAGTCGTTTCAGAAAAGACGACTGCTGAATCGTGCCGATAGCAATCACATTTTTGCGGACCTGATCAATTGCGGTAACGATGGGTATCTTTTCCCCGGTAACTCGTTCGATGTCCTCCTGCAACGCTGTTGCCGACGTCTTTACAAGTTCTGGTTCACTGTTATCGACATAGATCACCGCGTCAGTAACAGCAAACGATGACTTGTCAGTAAGGATACTTTGCGACCGGCCAGCTATTGAAAAACAGAGGATTACAAAGCCAGTAATCAGGTTTCGTTTCATTTTGCCGTCATGTTAGGTAACTGCATTCTGTTTTCTGTTGGCGTAACAGATTGTCTGCAAGAGAGAAAATCCCGGATGCAGACAGTCTCTATTACTTGTCGGTTACACGAACCGACTCATTCATTGACAAGTGAGGGGGCTTGTTCACGGTCGAAGCTTAGAACTTCACTACGCTCTCATAGGCTTTTTTGGGCTGTCCGTTCTGATCGAATAGCAACGGATAATCTTTGCGGCCCGGAACCGGAAAATTGTCCAGCCAGGAATATTTGTCGGTCAGATTCCAGAACGTAACGCCCGTGATCTTGTCGCGGTGCTTGCGAAACACCTCGAACAGCATTTTGTAATGGTCTGCCTGTTTGTCGTTCATTTCGGGCGTAAACTCGCTTTTGTCGGTATCGCGACGGGCCCGACGCTCGTGCTCTTTCGGGTAAACAGATACGTCAACTTCCGTGAACTGCACCTTTAGGCCCAGGCTGGCAAACTTATTAATTGACTCGTCAAGCTCCTGTTTAGTAGGCTCGTAGATAGACCAGTGAGCCTGTAAACCCACTCCGTTGATGGGAACTCCTTTTTCTTTAAGCTTCTTTAGTAATTGGTAGATACGTTGCCGCTTCGATGCGTTTTCGGTATTGTAATCGTTGTAAAACAATTGCGCGGAGGGGTCGGCTTCATGGGCATACTGAAACGCCTTCTCAATATATTCCTCCCCAATGATTTCGTAAAACTTCGTCCTACGATATATGCCGGTACCCGTATCAGGAACAGCTTCGTTCACGACGTCCCAGGCATAGATTTTTCCTTTATATCGACCCATTACGTCGGTAATGTGCCGCTTCAGGCGAGCCAGCAGTACTTCCCGGCTCACGGCTTTACCTGTTGAATCGGTAAAAAACCAGCGGGGTGTCTGGTTGTGCCAGCAAAGCGTGTGGCCTCGCAGTTTGATCTTGTACAGCTGGGCAAAGTCGGCGATGGCGTCGGCATCATTCCAGTAGTAACGGTTCTCCTCCGGATGGATGGGTCCCATTTTCATCGCATTTTCGGGCGTCATGCTATTAAACTGAGCTTTAATCAGCTCGGCATCCGGACCGGGTTGCACCATACGCGGGTTGACAGCCACCCCGATGGGAAAATAGTTTTTATAGGCTTCTTTTAACGTGGGCTGAGCCGTCTGGTAACCTGGCTCCATCGTTGCTCCCGTAGCGATCAGACCACCCAGCAATACCGTTAATCCTGTTAATTTTTTCATGATTCGTTAGGGTAAAGGGCTTCTATTACTTAAACAGCAACTGTGAAAATGCAAACAAATCGTGCCGCCAAACCGGCCAGGTGTGACCGCCGGCATATTCGCTGTACTGGTATTTAACGCCCATTTCGTCAAATTTTTTCATCATGATTTGACAATTCTGATAGGCAATATCTTCTTTACCACCCATCGAAATCCAGAGTTGTTTCAGGTT comes from Spirosoma aureum and encodes:
- a CDS encoding sialate O-acetylesterase, which translates into the protein MQNNNQMPARFASATGLCILIILLTISVCVQAQLRLPKLISDGMVLQRDATLKVWGWAKAGEKITIRFNRKTYKTITAADGKWLLTLPPMPAGGPYSMDILGNSQLTIKDILIGDVWFCSGQSNMVHQMNIHDVTYAKEIAEANYPQIRQFWVPTLTNLQGPQSDLPNGQWKAAVGDDVRPFSAVAYFFAKKLHSTYKVPIGIINASVGGTPIEAWTSEEGLAEFSTLKATVEKNKDTTYINNLTRPDLTRRAPATATRPVPPIDLGLSGATKWYDVSYVPKGWHPINVPGYWEDQGVKDLNGVVWYRKEIDIPASMVGKPARVFLGRIVDADELYINGKSVGKTTYMYPQRRYNVAADLLKAGKNVFVVRVTNNAGKGGFVPDKPYCVFAGADTVDLKGTWQYKVGTAYRPFAGGGNPSGGSPAGGINAQNQPTALYNAMVAPEINYAIKGFCWYQGESNAGKPQEYEGLQVALIHDWRNQWKQGPLPFLYVQLPGFMDYNYQPMESNWARLREAQLKALSVPNSAMVVAIDLGEWNDIHPDNKKGVGDRLALAAMKIAYKENLISSGPLYESASVDGNKLVVSFTNTGGGLITNDGEELSEFSIAGPDKKFVWGKAKIDGNKLIVWSDEVPNPQYVRYAWADNPVNPNLYNKEGLPASPFRTDQ
- a CDS encoding glycosyl hydrolase 115 family protein, with translation MKRNLITGFVILCFSIAGRSQSILTDKSSFAVTDAVIYVDNSEPELVKTSATALQEDIERVTGEKIPIVTAIDQVRKNVIAIGTIQQSSFLKRLVSQKKISTDAIQGKWEASLTQIIHKPTQGIADALIVAGSDRRGAAYGVFELSKQFGVSPWYWWADVPVQQRKEIYIKSDVSLTDAPKVKYRGLFINDEAPALSGWTKEKFGGFNHKFYEKFFELILRLKGNYIWPAMWGNAFYADDSLNIKAADKYGVVIGTSHHEPLMRAHDEWRRVGGGQWNYETNQEKLKQFWRDGIKRATNEKIVSIGMRGDGDAPMSRETATALLERIVADQRKIIRDVTGKPAAETPQLWALYKEVQDYYDKGMRVPDDVTLLLSDDNWGNLRKLPRLDEKPRKGGYGIYYHFDYVGGPRNYKWLNTNPLPRIWEQMHLAWEYKVRDIWIVNVGDIKPMEFPISFFLDYAWNPEEIDADALATYTENWAADQFGKQHARDIAFLLAKYGKYNSRRKPELLDANTYSLPTGEWKAVVDAYRALLKKAEEINDGLPTAYKDAYFQLVLHPIKACANLNAMYYYVALNKQAYSNKRKETNLYADKVKELYTNDSLITRQYHQLNNGKWNHLMSQTHIGYTYWQQPNQQKMPAVQYISSDSTVAGNAGPVQTTRQGISIEADQYSKAVNTTNINWKVLPDHGRTGSAMTPFPVTASEQKPGGNSPHLQYDVVTDNQGEFTINAYFSPTLNLFRDENGLQYAISVDDEQPQIISLNKEDKTSDKGIWNKWVAENIIIKSSTHKIIQSGKHTVKFWMVSPGVVLQKLVLDFGGLEHSYLGPEATLKKNAKQ
- a CDS encoding endo-1,4-beta-xylanase, with translation MEPGYQTAQPTLKEAYKNYFPIGVAVNPRMVQPGPDAELIKAQFNSMTPENAMKMGPIHPEENRYYWNDADAIADFAQLYKIKLRGHTLCWHNQTPRWFFTDSTGKAVSREVLLARLKRHITDVMGRYKGKIYAWDVVNEAVPDTGTGIYRRTKFYEIIGEEYIEKAFQYAHEADPSAQLFYNDYNTENASKRQRIYQLLKKLKEKGVPINGVGLQAHWSIYEPTKQELDESINKFASLGLKVQFTEVDVSVYPKEHERRARRDTDKSEFTPEMNDKQADHYKMLFEVFRKHRDKITGVTFWNLTDKYSWLDNFPVPGRKDYPLLFDQNGQPKKAYESVVKF